The following DNA comes from Alienimonas californiensis.
AGTGACTTGGTTCCAGTGACTTGAGGCCCCGGACGGCCGATCTTTGCTCCCCTTAGATTTTCGGGGCAACGATCGCCGGCTCCGGTCGGATAACCGGACGGGCGCCGCCGCAGCGCCGGTTCCGTCCGCAGACGACGCGACGCGACCGAGGGCCCGGAACGGCCCGCGAAGACTCCCCCCTCCTCTCCCCCCAGGTGAATCGATGGCCGGCAAAGCCAGCTTGCAGAAGAAGCTCGACCGCGTGCGTCCCCCGCGCGTGCAGATCAAATACGAGGTCGAAACCGGCGGGGCGATGGAAGAGAAGGAACTGCCCTTCGTGATGGGCGTGATGGGCGACTTCACCGGCCAGCCGGACCCGGACAACCCGCTGGCCCCCCTGAAGCAGCGGAAGTTCACGCAGATCGACCGGGACAACTTCGACGACGTGCTCAAGGGGATGGCCCCGCGGGCCGCGATGAAGGTGGACGACAAGCTCAGCGGCGACCCGGACAGCCAGTTGAACGTCGAGCTGAAGTTCCGCTCCATGGCCGACTTCTCCCCGGAGAACGTCGCCCGGCAGGTCGAACCGATGGCCAAGCTGCTGGAGACCCGCGAGAAGTTGAAGAGCCTGCTGGGCAAGCTGGAGGGGAACGACAAGCTCGACGGCCTGCTCCAACAGGTGTTGGACAACTCGGAATCCCGCGCCGCGCTGGCGAAGGATCTCGGCGTGAACGCCGACGGCAAATCCGACGACGCCTGAGCCCGCCTGAGGCCCGGCGGCCCCGTGCCGCCGCCCCCCGTTCGTTCCCGGCGCCCCGCCGTTCCCCCGCTCGTTCCCAGCAAGTCCGCCCCCCATGTCTACTGACGCCGCCGCCGCTCCGCAGCAGAGCGCCGCCGCCCAAACCGGCGAGTCCAGCCTGCTGGACCAGATTATCGACACCGGCATCCGCCCGCTCGACGATTACGAGCGCACCCAGGCCAAGCCGCTGGTCGAAGAGTTCGTCAAAACGTTGATGACCCCGGGGGTTCAAGCCTCGAAGTACGCGGACAAAACGCTCCAGGCGGCGATCGCGGAGATCGACGCCAAATTGTCCGCCCAGCTCAACCAGATTCTCCACCACGAGGCGTTTCAGAAGCTGGAAAGCAGCTGGCGGGGCCTGCACTACCTCGTGCAGAACGCGGAAACGGGCACCAGCCTGAAGATTCGCGTCCTCAACGCCAGCAAGAAGGACCTGCTGAAGGACCTCGAACGCGCCAGCGAGTTCGACCAGAGCGCCCTGTTCAAGGCGATCTATACCGAGGAGTACGACCAGTTCGGCGGCAGCCCCTACGGCACGCTGATCGGGGACTATGAATTCGGCCGCGGGGCCCAGGACATGGCTCTGCTGGAGCGGCTCGCGGAGATCGCCGCCGCCGCCCACGCCCCGTTCGTCGGCGCCGCCAACGCCGGGATGTTCGGGCTGGAGTCCTTCAGCGACATCGGCGCCCCCCGGGATCTGGCGAAGATCTTCGAGACGCCCGAGTACACCAAGTGGCGGAGCTTCCGCGAGAGCGAAGACAGCCGTTACGTCGGCCTCACCCTGCCGCACACGCTGATGCGGGTGCCCTACGGCAACGGGGAGAGCGAAACCCAGGTCGACGCCTTCGACTTCCAAGAAGATATCGACGGCCGGGACCACTCCAAGTATCTGTGGGGGAACGCCGCGTGGGCGTTCGCCGGCAACCTGGCCCGCTCCTTCGCGGACTGCGGCTGGCTGGCGACGATCCGCGGCGTCGAGGGCGGCGGGAAGGTGGAGGGCCTGCCGGTTCACACCTTCAAAACCGACGAGGGCGACGTGGCCGCCAAGTGCCCCACGGAGGTCGCCATCTCCGACCGCCGCGAAAAGGAACTGGCCGACCTCGGCTTCATGCCGCTGCTGCACTGCAAGGACACGGACTACGCCGCGTTCTTCAGCGCCCAGAGCTGCCAGAAGGCGATTAAATACGACCGCGACGCCGCCAACGCCAACGCCGCGCTCTCCACCGCGCTGCAATACATCTACGTGACCAGCCGGTTCGCCCACTACCTGAAGTGCATGGCCCGGGACAAGATCGGCTCGTTCATGGAACGGGACGAGTGCGAGGCTTGGCTGAACCGCTGGATTAATAACTACACGCTCGCGGACCCGAGCATGGTCGGCCCCAAGGGCAAGGCGGAACGTCCGCTGAAGGAAGCCCAGGTGAAGGTGGAAGAGATCCCCGGCAAGCCGGGCCATTACTCCGCCCGGGCGTATATGCGTCCGCACTTCCAGTTGGAAGCGCTGAGCGCGAACCTCAGCCTCGTCGCCGACCTGCCCGGCGGCGGCAAGTAGATCGCGGCCCCGTCGCCCGCGGGCTCGTCCTTCCGACGAGTTCGCGGGCTTTTTTTTTGAATCGGGGGGACCGCGCGCAACATCCCCGCCGCCCGACTCGATAACAGCGCGTCCCCGGCGACCGGGGCGCTTCCCCCCCGGGCCGCACGCCGCGGCCCCCGACCCGAACGCGACCCGAACCGTCGCGATCTCCGGGCCGACCTCATCCATTTCATTCTGCGAAGGCAAGACCGATGGCCGTGGACATGTTTCTCAAAATCGACGACGTCAAGGGCGAGGCCCAGGACAAGGTCCATAAGGACGAGATGGACGTCCTCGCGTGGAGCTGGGGCATGAGCCAGTCCGGCACCACCCACGTCGGCGCCGGCAGCGGCGCCGGCAAGGCCAGCTTCCAGGACCTGTCGATCACCAAGTTCGTCGACAAGGCCTCGACCAAACTCGCGATGGCCTGCGCCAACGGGAAGCACTACAAGGAGGCCAATCTGGTCGTCCGCAAGGCCGGCGAAACCCCGCTTGAGTATATCAAGCTGAAGATGGAGGACGTGATCGTCACCTCCATCTCCCTTGGCGGGTCCGGCGGCGAAGATCGGCTGACGGAGAACGTGTCCCTGAACTTCGGCGCGTTCTCCTACGAGTACGTCCCGCAGAAGAAGGAAGGCGGCGGCGACACCCCCGTGCCGTTCGGCTGGGACATCGCCGCCAACGAGAAGAAGTAGGCCCCGGCGTGGACCGCTTCGGTTTGAGCCGCCCCGGCCTGAACCGGCCCGGTTCGAGTCCTCGCGTGGGCTTGAGGCGCGTCGTACGGCCGTCCCCCGGGGCGGCCGTACATGTTCCCTCCGGCGCTCGTTTCCGTTTCTTCCCCCTCCCCTTCCCGCCGGGACCGCTCCGTGACCGCCGACGAACTGTTTCGTGAAGGCCGGCTGGACGACGCCGTCGCCGCCCAACTCGCCAAGGTCAAAGCCGCCCCGGCCGACGACGGCGCCCGCACGTTCCTGTTTGAGTTGAGCGCGTTCGCCGGCGATCTGGACCGGGCCGGCCGGCAGCTCGACACGCTCCAGGCGCTGCGCAGCGATCTGGAACTGGCGATCCGGTCCTACCGCGACTGCCTCGCCGCCGAACGCGAGCGGCGGGCCTGCTTCACGAACGGCGTCGCCCCGGCCCTGCGGGACGCCGACCGCGAGGAACTCCGGCCCCGGCTGGACGCCCTGGCGGCGCTGTGCGGGGACGATCCGTCCCCCGCCGCCGAGCTGCTCGTTCCGCCCCCGCCGCGACCGGCGCTGCTCACGCTGACGGCCCGCGGCGGGGATCGCCCCGCCGCCGGCGAGCCGGTCGAAGTGGCGGATTTCCGCGACGCGGACGACCTGCTCGCCCCGGTGTTGGAGTTCTTCGAAGGCCCGCACTACCGCTGGGTCCCGCTGTCGACGTTGGCGCGGGTCGTCTTCGAACCGGTGACGAGCCCGCGGAGCGTGCTGTTCCGCGGGGTCACGCTGGAGTTCGCCGACGGCACCGAACGCCGCGGCTTCCTGCCCGGCCTGTATCCGAACAGCCACGAGGCGGAGGACGACGCCGTGCGCCTGGGCCGGACCACGGAGTGGGTCGGCTTCCCCCCCGCCGACGACGGCACGCCCGGCCCGGCGTTCGGACTGGGCGGCCGGCTGTTCCGCTGCGGCGACGACGGGGACGCCGACGAGCGCCCCTCGGCGGAACTCGCCGAGATCGCGTTCCCCGGCTCGACGTAGTTTCCGGTCTCGGCCCGGCGCCGCTGTCGATCGCGCCGACGCCGGCGCGGTCCGTGAAGAACTCTCGGCTTTCGCGCAGGGGCGCGACCGGCCTCGGTCCGTCGCGCCTCCGTGCTCCCTCCCCGCGGGCGCCGCGCCCGCGTTCCCTCCATCCTCAAAGATAGACCGCAATGGGGCTCTTCACTTCGGACAAGGTCAAGTGGCGCCGTTCGATCCGGGACGACCGGACCGCCGGGCCAAAGTTCGAGCGACTCGCCCGCAGCGTCGGCCGGCCCACTGCGAAAAAGTTTCTGGAACTGGTCTACGATAAGGCCAAGTCCAACAAGATGGACGTCAACTCGTCGATCATCAAAGACTTCGCCGGCGACTTCTGCGACTGGGAACGTGAGGCGGTGGAGGCCAGATGGCAGTATATCACCTCCCTCATCCCGCGGGTCCAAAGCGACGAGTTGACCCGACTGCTCAACGACAACGTCCGCGACCCGAACGACTATCAAACGGGCGGGGCCGGGGGCGCGACGGTCCGGGAACGGGCGATCGATAAGGCGACGCACTGGCTGTGCGGCGATTACGCCCCCGCCCGGCCGGCCGCCAAGGCGCTGCTGGAGCAGTATATCCCCGCCCACGGCGACGGCCCCGCCGGGCCGTCGCTCGGGCGGAACATGGATCACCTCAAGCGGATCCACCAGCGGCTCGCCCCCAACGTGGCCCCCGAGCGGATGGTGTATTTCGCTCAGAGGACCGCCTACCCCTCGACCGTCGGCGGGCGTTATCTGGTGGAGCGAATGTTTCAGACGGTGAGCAACCCGGTCGGCCGGCCGGCCGTCGGCAACGACCGGTGGAAGGGCATCGCGATGTTTTATATGGCCGCAATCGTGACCGCCCAGGCCTTCACCGACGCCAATAAACGGGCCGGCCACGCCGCCTACGCGATCATTCTGATCAAGGGGTTGGGGGACTTCCACGCCCCGACGGTCCGGGTCGAAAACGCCCTCTTCCAGATGGGCTGATGGAGCAGGGACTGGCGTCCGGCGGCGGGACCTCCGAACGGCCGGCGTGCCGTCGGCCGGCGGAAGGCCCGGTTCGGGCGCCGGCTCGGTTTGCGCGGGGTCCGGGCTCGAACGACGGGCGCTCATCGGCGATCCTGTCGCCCCTGCCCTCCGCCCCCGCGGTTTCAATACGCCCCCGTCCATGGCCCGCCGCTCCGACGCCTCCGGTCCGCAACGGCTGCGCCACTCCCTGTTGGAGCGGCTGCTGGACGACGATCCGGACGAAGCCCAGGACCGCCCCTCCGCCCGGCGGCCGCGGCCGGAGCACCTGATCGTCAGCGTGCTGCGCGACGTGGAAGCCTTATTAAACACCGTCCGCAGTTGGCCGCCGCCGGACGAGGACGACTCGCCGAGGGAGGACGGCCCGCTGGCGGAGTCCTTGCTCTCCTACGGGGTACCGGACTTCACCGCGGTCTCCGCCGACGACCCCGGGTCCGCCCGGCTGCAGGCGGAGGCGGTGCGGCTCACGTTGGAGCGGTTCGAGCCGCGGCTCGAGGAGGTGCAGGTCGTCCCCGTCGCCGCCGACGGCCGCGACGGGGGCGATGCGATCCGTCACGTCACGCTGCGGATCACCGCGGTGCTGCGGATGGACCCGCTGCGGGAGCGCCTGCAACTGACCACCGAAATCGACTCCCGCGACGGTCACTGCGTCGTCTCCGCCCCGGAATTGGGTCTGAAGGCCGGTTTGAGCGTGTAGCCCGGTCCCGGGTCGGCGGCCCGCCGCGGCTTCCCTTCCCCCCGGCGGTGGGGGCGGGGATAACGGGCGGTCGCGGCGGACGGCGCCGCGACCGATCCCCCGACGCCCGTTTCCCCCCACGACCTTCGGCGTGCGCGACGATCTGGAACGACTGTACGAGAGCGAACTGGCCGCCACGCGGGGCCTCGCCTCCGAGTTCGGCCGGGCGCGTCCGAAGATCGCCGACCGGCTGGTCCTCGACGGCGGCAAGAGCGAGGACCCGCACGTCGAGCGGCTGATTCAGGCCTTCGCCTTCCTCACCGCCCGCGTGCGGTTGAAGTTGGAGGACGAGTTCCCGGAACTGACCGACGCGTTGCTGTCGGTGCTGTACCCGCACTATCTCGCCCCCGTGCCGGCGATGGGGGTGGTGCAGTTTCGCCCCGACCCGTCGGTCGGCCCGCAGGAGGGCCCGCTGCATCTGCCGCGGGGCACGATGATCCGCACCGCGGAACTGGACGACCCCCGCGTGCGGTGCCGGTTCCGCACCGCCGCGGCGCTGGACGTGTGGCCGTTGGAGGTCTCCGCGGCGGCGTACGCGACGGCCCCGTTCCCGGATTCGTTCGGCCTGACCGGCAAACTGGCGGACGCCCCGGCGGCGGTGCGGTTCACGCTCCGCAGCGTCACCGGGCGGCCGATCTCCGAACTGCGGGGGGCGAACGGCAAACCGCTGGACGTCCTGCGCCTGCACCTGGCGGACCCG
Coding sequences within:
- the tssB gene encoding type VI secretion system contractile sheath small subunit, whose translation is MAGKASLQKKLDRVRPPRVQIKYEVETGGAMEEKELPFVMGVMGDFTGQPDPDNPLAPLKQRKFTQIDRDNFDDVLKGMAPRAAMKVDDKLSGDPDSQLNVELKFRSMADFSPENVARQVEPMAKLLETREKLKSLLGKLEGNDKLDGLLQQVLDNSESRAALAKDLGVNADGKSDDA
- the tssC gene encoding type VI secretion system contractile sheath large subunit, yielding MSTDAAAAPQQSAAAQTGESSLLDQIIDTGIRPLDDYERTQAKPLVEEFVKTLMTPGVQASKYADKTLQAAIAEIDAKLSAQLNQILHHEAFQKLESSWRGLHYLVQNAETGTSLKIRVLNASKKDLLKDLERASEFDQSALFKAIYTEEYDQFGGSPYGTLIGDYEFGRGAQDMALLERLAEIAAAAHAPFVGAANAGMFGLESFSDIGAPRDLAKIFETPEYTKWRSFRESEDSRYVGLTLPHTLMRVPYGNGESETQVDAFDFQEDIDGRDHSKYLWGNAAWAFAGNLARSFADCGWLATIRGVEGGGKVEGLPVHTFKTDEGDVAAKCPTEVAISDRREKELADLGFMPLLHCKDTDYAAFFSAQSCQKAIKYDRDAANANAALSTALQYIYVTSRFAHYLKCMARDKIGSFMERDECEAWLNRWINNYTLADPSMVGPKGKAERPLKEAQVKVEEIPGKPGHYSARAYMRPHFQLEALSANLSLVADLPGGGK
- a CDS encoding Hcp family type VI secretion system effector, which produces MAVDMFLKIDDVKGEAQDKVHKDEMDVLAWSWGMSQSGTTHVGAGSGAGKASFQDLSITKFVDKASTKLAMACANGKHYKEANLVVRKAGETPLEYIKLKMEDVIVTSISLGGSGGEDRLTENVSLNFGAFSYEYVPQKKEGGGDTPVPFGWDIAANEKK
- a CDS encoding type VI secretion system accessory protein TagJ, yielding MTADELFREGRLDDAVAAQLAKVKAAPADDGARTFLFELSAFAGDLDRAGRQLDTLQALRSDLELAIRSYRDCLAAERERRACFTNGVAPALRDADREELRPRLDALAALCGDDPSPAAELLVPPPPRPALLTLTARGGDRPAAGEPVEVADFRDADDLLAPVLEFFEGPHYRWVPLSTLARVVFEPVTSPRSVLFRGVTLEFADGTERRGFLPGLYPNSHEAEDDAVRLGRTTEWVGFPPADDGTPGPAFGLGGRLFRCGDDGDADERPSAELAEIAFPGST
- the tssE gene encoding type VI secretion system baseplate subunit TssE; this translates as MARRSDASGPQRLRHSLLERLLDDDPDEAQDRPSARRPRPEHLIVSVLRDVEALLNTVRSWPPPDEDDSPREDGPLAESLLSYGVPDFTAVSADDPGSARLQAEAVRLTLERFEPRLEEVQVVPVAADGRDGGDAIRHVTLRITAVLRMDPLRERLQLTTEIDSRDGHCVVSAPELGLKAGLSV